In Planctomycetota bacterium, the DNA window TGCCCAGGGCTTTGCCGGTCCCAAGGGGTTCGGCTTGCTGATTGACACGGCCGGGGATGATAATTATCTGGCCAGCACCAAGCATCCCAACGGCTATCCGGACAATCCGGGCACCTTTGACGGCTGGTCCCAAGGATGCGGCACCGGAATGCGGGCCTATACCGACCCGTCCATGAGCCGGTCCGGCGGCATCGGCGTATTGATTGACCAGGCCGGCGACGATTATTACGAAGCCGGCACATTTTCCCAGGGCGGCGGCTATTACTTCGGCTGGGGCATGCTGGCTGATGAAGGCGGGAATGATGAATACCTGGGCACCAGATATGCCCAGGGCTTTGCGGCGCATTCGGCCATCGGGTATTTCATAGACGAATCCGGCGACGACCAATACCGGACGCTCTGCGGGGTGGTGGCCGGGCTGTCCTGGGACCTGACCTGTGTGGCGTTTATAGACAAGGCCGGGAACGATACCTACGATGCCGGCGGATTCTCGCGCGGCGCTTCGGCGCACAACGGGTTCTGCCTGTTCATGGATTTAGGCGGCAAGGATATCTACAAAGACAGCGTGGCATTGGCTGGCGGCAATACCTATCACGGTGGGTATAGCTTATCCATCTTCCTGGATAAGGGGCTTGAAGAAAACATCTATCCCAAAACTATCAATGACAAGAAGATGGAAGTTTCCAGCCGGGTTCATAATAGTATAGAAGTCAACACCGAATACTCCATCTTCATTGACACGGACAAGGAATTGGAAGACCTGCTCAAGGATGACAGTTACAAGGGGATATTGAAGAATAATATTAAGGAAGAGACCAAGGAAGAGACCAAGGAAGAGAAGTAACCCAGTATATAGTATGTAGTATACAGGATACAGGATGCAGAATACGGGATACAATCATTCCGAGTTCACGTCCGCAGGCCGCATTTCGGGTTCACTTTTTGCCTTTTATGGATGTGCCGCGGCAGATGGCATTATCACCGAACTTTTCTTTCAGCTTGTCAATGGCCTGATGGAGTTTGGCCGCTTTGGCGTCAGTTGGTTTGGCGGTGTTACTGAACAGTTCGGCCTGGACTGTTGGGGCGGAGAAGTTGGCGGCCTTGACGCCCAGGAGCCGGATTTTCTTTCCCTTACAATCAAAGCCGGAATAGAGCTGTTTGACGGCTTGATAAACCATATCATCAAAACAGGTAGGCGCATCCAATGTCAGGGCCCGGGTATAGGTGTCGAATCCGGTCAGCCGGATTTTGAGCGTGACAGTCCGGGTCTTGAGGTGGTGCTGCCTGAGCCGACCGGCCACCTTTTCGCTCAGGCGCATCAGGGTTCGGTCGATGACCGCGCGCTCTGAGGTGTCGCGGTCAAATGTGATTTCGTTACTGATGGATTTGACCTCGCCTTGGGCCTGGACCTCGCGCGGGTCAATGCCGTTAGCCAGTTGATGAAGCTGGTAGCCATTGGCGCCGAGCAACGCAGTGAGTTTGGCCGGCTGGGCATCAGCCAATTGGCCGATGGTGGTGATGCCGATGCGGTTTAGAATGATTTCGGTCTTTTCGCCCAGCCCGGATATCTTGCGGATGTTAAGCGGCCGGAGGAATTCCTGCAGGCGCTCGGGCCGGACCTCGACCAGACCGTCCGGTTTACGGAATTCCGAGGCGATTTTGGCGGCCATCTTATTGGGCGCCAGTCCGACTGAGGCGGTCAGGCCTAATTCCTTTTTTATCCTGTCCTTTATCTGCCGGCAGACCTCCATCGGGCCTTTGAACAGGTGATGGGTCCGGCTGATATCCAGAAACGCCTCGTCCACGCTGATGGGTTCGACATCGGGCGTGAAGTCAGCCAGTATGGCGAATATTTCTTCTGATACGGACATGTATTTTCCCATATCGACTGGCAGGAATACGCCTTTGGGGCATTTGCCATAGGCGATGGAGATAGGCATGGCCGAATGGATGCCGAATTTACGGGCTTCGTATGAGCAGGTAGCTACCACGCCCCGGCCCTGGCCGCCTTTTGGGTCTGAGCCGATGATAACTGGTTGGCCTTTGAATTCGGGATGGTCGCGCTGTTCCACAGCCGCAAAGAAGGCGTCCATATCTATATGGACAATGTAGCGAGCGGACATAAGTAAAGTTTTATCGGCCGATTATCTCCGTCTGCCCCGGAAACGGCCCGGCCGGCGCGCGGCCCAGACCACGGTCCGGACAAATTGTTCCTGGGGTATTTCCGGGTGCCGGGAAATAGGCAGCGGGGTCCGGATAAGTTTCTCGATATCGGCCACATCGCGGCTCTGGTCCGGCGTGGCAAACGAGATGGCATGCCCGGGACGCCCGGCCCGGCCGGTCCGGCCGATGCGGTGCACGTAGTATTCGGTATCATCCGGCAGGTCGAAGTTGATGACCAGTTCGATGCCGCGCACGTCAATGCCCCGGGCGGCCACGTCGGTGGCGACCAGGACCTTGTGCCGGCCTGATTTAAATCCGTCCAGGGCTTCCTTGCGCTGGGCTTGGGTCCGGTTGGAATGGATTTCCGAGGCGCTGTAGCCCATCATCCGGATGGCCTTGGCAATCTTGCCGGCCTGGTGTTTCATCCGGACAAAGAGGAGCACCGAGCCGGGATAACGGGCCAGCATCTTGTTGAGTAATCTCAGTTTGGCGTCTGATTTGACAATGAACAGTTCCTGGGTGATTTTATCGGCTGTGGTGCCGGACGGCGCGACTTCTATTGATAGGGGCAGTTTCATATGCCGGGTGGTGACATCCATGATTTCCTTGGCCATGGTGGCTGAGAAGAGCATGGTCTGCCTTTTCTTGGGAATGAACGACATTATTTTCTCGACCTGCGGGGCGAACCCCATATCGAGCATCCGGTCCGCCTCATCCAGCACCAGCATAACCACGTTGTCCAAGCGGACGTTGCGGCGTTCCATATGGTCCATCAGCCGTCCCGGGGTGGCGATGATGACTCTGGGATTGCCGCGCAGGGACCTGGTCTGGTCATATAGCGGCACGCCGCCGACCAGGAATGTGGTTTTAAGCCCGAAGGCCTGGGCGATCGGGCGGAAGGCCTCGTCAATCTGCATGGCCAATTCACGGGTGGGCGCCAGCACCAGGCCGACTCCGGGCCTTTGGGCCAGACTTTGGATCATGGGAATGGCGAAGGCGTGGGTCTTGCCGGTGCCGGTCTGGGCTATGCCGACGATATCAGCGCCCTTGATGGCCTGGGGGATGACCTTTGACTGAATCGGAGTGGGGGTTTTGAATTTGATGCGCTCGAGTACGTCGAGTATCTTGGGCGCAATACCCAATCCGTAAAAACCCTGTCCGGGCTGGTTGCTTGGTTCGTTCCGGCCTATTTCGGGAAATGGCATATTTAATTCCTTCTGTATTTTTTGGTTAATGTTATTAATGGGATTTTACACATTTTTAGCTTATTAGTCCATATATTTCCGGAACCAGAGTTCCAGCATCAGCAGGGCCCAGAGCCGGTCGCCGTGGTCGACATTGCCTGAAAGGTGTTCATTAATTAAGCCCTGAACCGGTTCGGGCTGGAGATAACCTCTTTTCCTGATTATTTCAGGCGCTAGGATAGACTGGAGATATCCTTTCAGTTCGCCCCGGAACCAGCGACTTACGGGTACGCCGAATCCCATCTTGCCCCGCATCAGGATTTCTTCAGGCAGGAATTCCTTCAATGATTTCTTGAGCAGATGTTTGAGCGTAAATCCCTTGAGTTTCATCTGGGCCGGGATGCCGGCGGTGAATTCCATGAGTTTGTGGTCCAGGAAGGGCGAGCGGGATTCCAGGGAATTGGCCATGCTGGCGATATCCATCTTGACCAGCAGGTCTTCAGGCAGATAGGCCATCACGTCCGTATAGAGCATCCGGTCCAGGTGATTATCAGCCTTGGAGTTGTTATAGATATCCAATAAATAATTCTCGGCCGGTTGGATCAGGGATTCCTTCATCCGGTTGGAATATAGCTTTTGCCTGAGGGTGGAATTAAAGCAGAGTTGCCAGACCAGGTAGCGCTGGGCCGGCGGCAGGCTGGCCACGGCCGTAAAGCGTTTCAGGCGGGTGAAGAAACTCTTGGGGTCGGCTATGCCCAGTGGCGGAATCAGGAAATGCGCCATCCGGCTGAATATCCGGGCCAGGGGCAGTGACATCAGTTTCTGGGCCAGATAGCGCGGGTAGCCGGCGAAATTCTCGTCTCCGCCGTCGCCGTTCAATGCCACGGTGACATGTTTGCGGGTTTCCAGGGCTACATAGTAACTGGGCAGCATGGACGAATCCGCATAGGGCTCGCCATAATACCAGGCCAGGTCCGGCAGGATATCTATGACCTTGGGGGTGACGATGAATTCATGGTGCTCGGTCTTGAAATGTTCAGCCACGATTTTGGCGTATTTGAGCTCGGAATAATCCGTTTCGCTGAACCCGATGGAGAATGTTTTGATAGGCTGTGAGGAATTCCGGGCCATCAGGCCGACAATGGCTGAGGAATCAATACCGCCTGAGAGCAGGGCGCCCAGGGGCACGTCGCTGACCATTCGGATTCGGGTGGATTCTTCAAGCAGTTCCATAATCCGGCGTTGGTATTCCTCTTGGGAGAGCGAATGCTTGGCCCGGTAGTCAATTTGCCAGTAACGTTCTATCTTAATAGCGCCGGTGGCATTACATATAAGATAGCTGGCCGGCGGGAGCTTTCGGATGCCCTTAAAGATGCTCAGGGGTGAGGGTATATAATAGTAGGTGAGATAATTATCCAGCGCGGCTGGGTCTATTTCCTTTTTGACCTCGGGATTAACCAGGAGTGCCTTCAGTTCAGAGCCGAAGATAAGATATTTATCTGTGTGCGCATAATAGAGCGGCTTTTTGCCCAGCCGGTCCCGGGCCAGGAAGAGCTGTCTTTTGTTATTATCCCAGAGCGCCAGGGCAAACATGCCTCTGAGGTGTTTCAGGCATTCAACGCCGTATTCCTCGTAGAGATGGACAATCACTTCGGTATCAGTTTTGGTGTAGAAGGAATGGCCTTTTTTGAGCAGGTCTTCGCGCAATTCCTGAAAGTTATATATCTCGCCGTTCAGGACCAGCCAGATGGATTTATCCTCGTTATGGATGGGCTGGTCGCCGGTAGTCAAATCAATAATAGCTAATCGCCTGATGCCCAGCCCGACTGGCGTTTGGTTATTGGCGTTTGGTGATTGGTGCTTGTTATTGTAGATGCCTTCGCTGTCCGGGCCGCGGTGGATGATGGTGTTGCACATCCGGTGCATTAGGTTGTCAGATACCGGGGTATTGTCAAAGTTTATTCTGCCGCAAATACCGCACATATGAAACGATTCAACCAAACATCCATGATGGGGTCAAGGAAAATTGTTCCGCCTTTAGCGGGATCTGCCTCGAGCATGACAATCATAGATGATCCCGGTTGCGGCGCTATTTATGGAGCTTAATAAACAGGGTGTCGCTCTTGAGCAGTTTTGAACGCAGGTATGGCGTAGTTCGGTCCTTGTCATTGCCGACTTTCTCCATCATCATTTTCAGCTCGGCCTGCTGTTTTTTGTTGATTGAAACGAACTGTAGTCCGGCCAGCCCAAAACTCATATCATCCGACAGTTTAAACCAAACCACCTGCGCCTTGGCGCGGATGGGCTTGTTCCGACTGGTGGGTATGGAGATGTCCAGGAGGATCTTGTTCTGGAGCTGTAATTTCTGCTTGGTGGCGCATTGGATCCCGCTTTCTGAGATATCCAGGCAGGGGTATTCGTAAGAGGTAGGCTTGCTTGACAAACCGAAGAGGATTTTTTCCCGCTTTCGGGCTCTCAGTCCGGGGACGATATAACGTTTATGAATGCGACGTTCTTGTCCCATAGGATCCTCCTTTTATTTTTGGAACCGGCCATACAGGGAATCGCCTTTAAGCATCTTGGAACGCAGATAAGCCGTGGTTTGGTCCTTGTCACTACCGAATTTTCCGATTAATTCCTTTATGGCGGTTGTTTGTTTGTCATCCAGGTCGGAGAATTGCAGGCCGACCAGGCCGGAATTACCTGAGAGCTTGACCCAGACCACCCGGGTTTTAATCCGGATGGGATTATTGCGATTGTTAGGGATGGAAACATCAAGAATAAGCTTATCTTGGGGTTTCAGTTGTTTGTTAACGGCTA includes these proteins:
- the dinB gene encoding DNA polymerase IV, whose amino-acid sequence is MSARYIVHIDMDAFFAAVEQRDHPEFKGQPVIIGSDPKGGQGRGVVATCSYEARKFGIHSAMPISIAYGKCPKGVFLPVDMGKYMSVSEEIFAILADFTPDVEPISVDEAFLDISRTHHLFKGPMEVCRQIKDRIKKELGLTASVGLAPNKMAAKIASEFRKPDGLVEVRPERLQEFLRPLNIRKISGLGEKTEIILNRIGITTIGQLADAQPAKLTALLGANGYQLHQLANGIDPREVQAQGEVKSISNEITFDRDTSERAVIDRTLMRLSEKVAGRLRQHHLKTRTVTLKIRLTGFDTYTRALTLDAPTCFDDMVYQAVKQLYSGFDCKGKKIRLLGVKAANFSAPTVQAELFSNTAKPTDAKAAKLHQAIDKLKEKFGDNAICRGTSIKGKK
- a CDS encoding DEAD/DEAH box helicase, producing MPFPEIGRNEPSNQPGQGFYGLGIAPKILDVLERIKFKTPTPIQSKVIPQAIKGADIVGIAQTGTGKTHAFAIPMIQSLAQRPGVGLVLAPTRELAMQIDEAFRPIAQAFGLKTTFLVGGVPLYDQTRSLRGNPRVIIATPGRLMDHMERRNVRLDNVVMLVLDEADRMLDMGFAPQVEKIMSFIPKKRQTMLFSATMAKEIMDVTTRHMKLPLSIEVAPSGTTADKITQELFIVKSDAKLRLLNKMLARYPGSVLLFVRMKHQAGKIAKAIRMMGYSASEIHSNRTQAQRKEALDGFKSGRHKVLVATDVAARGIDVRGIELVINFDLPDDTEYYVHRIGRTGRAGRPGHAISFATPDQSRDVADIEKLIRTPLPISRHPEIPQEQFVRTVVWAARRPGRFRGRRR
- the asnB gene encoding asparagine synthase (glutamine-hydrolyzing); the protein is MCGICGRINFDNTPVSDNLMHRMCNTIIHRGPDSEGIYNNKHQSPNANNQTPVGLGIRRLAIIDLTTGDQPIHNEDKSIWLVLNGEIYNFQELREDLLKKGHSFYTKTDTEVIVHLYEEYGVECLKHLRGMFALALWDNNKRQLFLARDRLGKKPLYYAHTDKYLIFGSELKALLVNPEVKKEIDPAALDNYLTYYYIPSPLSIFKGIRKLPPASYLICNATGAIKIERYWQIDYRAKHSLSQEEYQRRIMELLEESTRIRMVSDVPLGALLSGGIDSSAIVGLMARNSSQPIKTFSIGFSETDYSELKYAKIVAEHFKTEHHEFIVTPKVIDILPDLAWYYGEPYADSSMLPSYYVALETRKHVTVALNGDGGDENFAGYPRYLAQKLMSLPLARIFSRMAHFLIPPLGIADPKSFFTRLKRFTAVASLPPAQRYLVWQLCFNSTLRQKLYSNRMKESLIQPAENYLLDIYNNSKADNHLDRMLYTDVMAYLPEDLLVKMDIASMANSLESRSPFLDHKLMEFTAGIPAQMKLKGFTLKHLLKKSLKEFLPEEILMRGKMGFGVPVSRWFRGELKGYLQSILAPEIIRKRGYLQPEPVQGLINEHLSGNVDHGDRLWALLMLELWFRKYMD
- a CDS encoding PilZ domain-containing protein → MGQERRIHKRYIVPGLRARKREKILFGLSSKPTSYEYPCLDISESGIQCATKQKLQLQNKILLDISIPTSRNKPIRAKAQVVWFKLSDDMSFGLAGLQFVSINKKQQAELKMMMEKVGNDKDRTTPYLRSKLLKSDTLFIKLHK
- a CDS encoding PilZ domain-containing protein, whose translation is MDKERRAHKRYVVTGLRARVCESTMFGLSSKPTSQEYPCMDISEGGLQIAVNKQLKPQDKLILDVSIPNNRNNPIRIKTRVVWVKLSGNSGLVGLQFSDLDDKQTTAIKELIGKFGSDKDQTTAYLRSKMLKGDSLYGRFQK